The Miscanthus floridulus cultivar M001 chromosome 7, ASM1932011v1, whole genome shotgun sequence genome includes a region encoding these proteins:
- the LOC136467470 gene encoding uncharacterized protein, whose amino-acid sequence MAKLYVQAFPPADLNKNTEWFMYPGVWTTYILIVFFSWLLVLSVFGCTPGTAWTVVNLFHFAITYHFFHWKKGTPFADDQGMYNGLTWWEQMDNGKQLTRNRKFLIVVPVVLYLIALHTTDYQQPMLFLNTLAVSVLVVAKLPNMHKVRIFGINAEN is encoded by the exons ATGGCGAAGCTGTACGTGCAGGCGTTCCCGCCCGCGGATCTGAACAAGAATACCGAGTGGTTCATGTACCCGGGCGTCTGGACGACCTACATCCTCATCGTCTTCTTCTCCTGGCTCCTCGTCCTCTCCGTCTTCGGCTGCACCCCTGGCACCGCGTGGACCGTCGTCAACCTCTTCCACTTCGCG ATCACATACCACTTTTTCCATTGGAAGAAAGGAACACCTTTTGCTGATGACCAGGGAATGTACAACGGATTGACTTGGTGGGAACAAATGGACAACGGCAAACAGCTTACTCGTAATAGGAAGTTCCTCATTGTTGTTCCTGTAGTCCT GTATCTGATAGCTTTGCACACCACAGACTACCAACAACCTATGCTCTTCCTCAATACCCTTGCCGTTAGTGTGCTTGTGGTCGCCAAACTACCGAATATGCACAAGGTCCGGATTTTTGGAATAAATGCTGAGAACTAA
- the LOC136466002 gene encoding glutathione S-transferase T3-like, giving the protein MLSLVDVSKDPIHGANQTRLSFWRRIHDFFEINKETPAVRTESSIMHRWLTIQKDVNKYCSCYEAIERRNQSGATIQDMISEASEMYTGVDEEKKSFTLMHCWKRLKDEDKWKSKMIELAEQQKQAAKKKQKTNKESTSSNVEANNNDDLEEIVAPGSQERKRPMGQKQAKEARRGGDDACIVALDKMWDKKEVSDWERE; this is encoded by the exons ATGCTCAGCTTGGTTGATGTTAGCAAAGATCCTATTCATGGGGCCAATCAAACTCGTTTATCATTTTGGAGAAGAATTCATGATTTCTTTGAGATAAATAAGGAAACTCCAGCTGTCAGGACAGAGAGTTCCATTATGCATAGGTGGCTCACTATTCAGAAGGACGTCAACAAGTATTGTTCATGCTACGAGGCAATTGAGCGTAGGAATCAAAGTGGAGCAACTATCCAAGACATG ATTAGTGAAGCATCTGAGATGTACACAGGAGTAGACGAGGAAAAGAAGTCGTTTACACTTATGCACTGTTGGAAAAGGTTGAAGGATGAAGACAagtggaagtcaaagatgattgAGCTGGCTGAGCAACAGAAACAAGCTGCAAAGAAGAAACAGAAGACTAATAAGGAGTCCACGTCGAGCAATGTAGAAGCCAACAACAATGATGATCTAGAAGAGATTGTAGCCCCAGGTTCTCAAGAACGAAAGAGGCCAATGGGTCAGAAGCAGGCAAAAGAAGCTAGGCGGGGAGGCGACGACGCTTGCATTGTAGCTTTGGATAAGATGTGGGATAAGAAGGAGGTTTCTGACTGGGAAAGAGAATAA